In Acidobacteriota bacterium, the DNA window TCAGGCAGGGCACCCCCGCTTTCCTGGCAATTTCAACAAACTCCTTTCGTTGGATCTGGCCCCGGTGCTGGGCCATGTTCAGGAAAAAAAGCATGGCAGTCCTGGAACCGATGGCGGCCTCCAATTCTTGCCGGCTTTCGACCTGAATCAACCGGACTCCAACATTGCGAACGGCGTGATCGTATTCCACCCGGTGGGACTTCTGCAGTACGACTTCGTTCTTCGTTCCCCGTGTATCCGGCAAACGGCTCATTTTTTCTTCGTCACACCCGGTCACACAGGCGGCGGTCCCCAGGGTCAACGCTGAGGCGCAGCCGCAAGTCACCAATGCCGCCTCGGCGCCCAGCCAGGCGGCAATCTGCTGTCCGGCAGCTTCCTGCAGTTCCTGGATGGAGACGTATCGCCCGGAGGCCTCCTCCATGGCCCGAATCACCTGCGGAGCCATGAGGGAGCCGCCGTACCGGGTATAG includes these proteins:
- a CDS encoding aminotransferase class V-fold PLP-dependent enzyme, whose product is MAQSSSPTRQAPIYERLGLRPFINAGGSYTRYGGSLMAPQVIRAMEEASGRYVSIQELQEAAGQQIAAWLGAEAALVTCGCASALTLGTAACVTGCDEEKMSRLPDTRGTKNEVVLQKSHRVEYDHAVRNVGVRLIQVESRQELEAAIGSRTAMLFFLNMAQHRGQIQRKEFVEIARKAGVPCLIDAAADIPPPENLTKLIALGFDLAAYSGGKGVRGPQSSGLLLGRKDLIRAAFLNASPNPDRIGRVSKVGKEEIVGLWKALELY